The genomic region GCGGCCCAGACTGACGATCCGGTAGAGCGCGCGGCGCTGCTGGAGATCGCCGGCAACTACAGGAAAGCCCCGCCATGTTGAGGCGGCGCGAAGGGCCGCCAGGTGAGGCAACAGGGGTCCTCTGAAGGGCCGAGAACCTACGGCGAATTGACTATCTATTCTTGCGGAACCGGCGCCTAGTAATTCCATCACCGGCCCATCACGGCATATATCGGTGACTGAGAGCCACGTGCTCCCGCCAAATACGCGGAGCCATCTATGGTCAAGCTCATCCCTTCTCTCACTGAACGCCTAACTCAAATGGCGAGCGCCGCTCGAACCCGGGCCGAAGCAACGCCTCCGGGGCCAAAGCGGGAAGCTCTTTTGAAGGCCTCGCAGCTCAGTGAGAACGCGCTGCATATTCAGCAATGGCTGAGCTCCACGAGCTTGCGAAAGCCAACGTAACGATGGGTTCGCAAAGGCCCGCCAGCGTGAACCGGCGCATACGGCCGCCAACTAAGGCAACGTACTTCTACGTGTTCCGCTTATAAATACACGCGCAAGGAACAAACGAAGATTTATTATTAGCGCAATCTGTTCTCGCCCGGAGAACAACGGGCCCGCCGTGAACCGGCGGGCCTGGAGGCTCAGGCTTCGCCCTTCGTCGGGGCAGCCATTGCGGCCAGATCCATCGCGACGGAAACTGAAATCACCGGATCGACATGGCGTAGGTGCGGCTGCCTGACGTCCTCAAAGACATAGATCATGCAAGCTTTGAGGCACAATTCGGCAAGGTCGCGGACCTTGACGTTCGCCAAGGCAAGTTGTGCGGCCTTGAAGGCGTCGCGCGCCTTCTGATGCGCATCGAAGACCGCATCATAGTTGATCTCGTCCATGTGCTTATCGTAGCGCCGGCAATACTTCTTGTGAGCGCGGTGGGCGCCCGGCTGCGGATTGGCTTTTTGCCATTCGCCGCAAGCCTTCCATACCCTTTGGAAGTCCGCAGCCGTCAGCTTCAAGGCCTCGTTCGCTTCATCGAGCTTGTAATAGGCCTCGCGCATTGCGTCGCCGCATTGGGAGCCATCGAAGGCAAGCTTTGGCACGCTGGCTGGAAGCGACGAGGCCAGCGCTTCTAGAGGCATGCTGGCTACGGAGGCTGCTGCTGCGCCGACGAATACGTTCATGATTGATCGCCCGCATGGGGCGAGATCAGCACGACACCGACGAACTCCCGGCAATGGAGCGACTGTGCCGCGACCTGGTGGAGGAGAGCAGGGTGACAGGCGAGGCCGGCGCGCTGCTTAAGATGGCCGAAAACTTCGGCCGTGAGGTTGCGAGACTAACCGTGGATAGGACCGTAGATTGTTCTCGGCGCAGGTGGAAAAGACGAGCGATTCAGCGAGGTTGAGCGGGCACCCCTTCCGCCACCTCCTAGTCCAATAGTGCCCAATCCGTCTTTCTGTTTCGAAGAAGCGCTTGATCTAAAACGGTTGGGTTCGTTGCTTGGGTTTGGTGGCAGCGCGGGCTCCAGCAGCGTGCCCACGTGGTCTGGTGCCGCTCTCGGCGCCGGAGCGGGCGGCCTCTCCATTCCCATGTTCGCAAGCGGCACCAGTTCGGCCCCGGGTGTACTCGCCATGGTGGGCGAGAAAGGTCCCGAGCTGGTCAACCTTCCGCGCGGCGCGCAGGTTTTCAAGCCGTCAAGCGCGGAGAATGCTGGAGGATCAGAGCGGCCCTGCTGTGGTCATGCAGGACGGTGTGCTGGGAGTAGCTGCCGAACTTGTGGACTGGCCGCTCCGCCGCTACGATTTGCGGCATGGGACAGACCAAAAAGCTGATCGATTGCCACGACTGTGACCACCCGGTTTCACCGAGTGCGTCGGCCTGTCCAAATTGCGGCTCGAAGGTGCCGTTCGGTCCTCCCGTTCTTCACCGCAAAAGGCCCCCGGTCTATAACATCGAGGCGCGCAACGACCGCAACATGGTCGTCTTTGCCGTGACGCTGGGAGGCTTAGGCGCAGCTTACGGATTTGCGACAAGCGCAGGGCCGCTTAGCGCTGCGCTGCTGGTCACATCGTACGGCATGCTGGGTGTGTTGGTAGGCGTCCCGCTTGCGGCGTTGTTCAACGTCACGCGCCGGCTGTGGCGGTAGCGACCTCCGAATCTGGGAAGTCTACGTACCAGCCCAGCGTCGCTCCCGGCGCTCTCATCCGCAATGAGCATGGGCCCTAGTAAGGAAGCGGTGCCATTTCCACACCCGAGTGACAATCCGGGCCACCCCGAATTCCGGTAGTCGTACGGAATCCTTTTTCGGAACACGGTGTTCTACTGTGAGAACACCGGCGAGATTTAAGTACCAGTTTCTAATTTGCCCGGGATGGCCGCAGTGGGGGCTGGAACCACCCTGCGGCCTTTCGCTTTAGCGAAACCCATTTCTAAGTTGAGCCGTACCGTCTCGGAGGCGAAGTCGGCGGAGAATTCGTGAGCATTCAAATCATTATAGCCGCCATGTTGGAGCGCGAGCTAGCGGCGCGCGGCGTGCAATCGTTGGGACCTTCCGATTGCATGGAGATCGTCGAGAACCTGCTTGAGCGCTTGAAAGATCTGGATCGGGAGTTAGCTGCGCGAGGCGCAACGCGGCGGTAGGCTGATGGACAGACGGCCCCGGGGTCGGAAGGGCCGGGGACTGGTTAGACCGAGGCCGCTACGCGGGAGCTTTGGCATTCTCTTGTTCACGATGCAGGTCCGCAGGAGTCGCAATCGATCGCGGATCGACATTTGCGATTGCGGTCTGGCAGGCGAGCAATCCGGTCATCGGGACGCGTCGCGCCGTGAGCACGATGAGTTTTAGATCGTCTTCCGGTGTCCAATGGTCAGTGCGTATTTGTCCGCTCCAGGCTCAAGATGCTGAGGCCAGTCAATTGCCGTGCAGAACAAGCCGCGTCGCTCGATTTCCCGTGCAAGAGCTTCCGCGCGCAGCCTCGCTGGCAATCCGACAAAACGCGCGCCGGCTAGCCTATCTGCTTGAACCTCTTGGCGAATGAACTCGTGCATCCGCAGAATGAAGTGGTCAGAGAGGCCTTCGAATTCGCTCATGCCAGCCAATCGCGTCAGTCAAAGATATAGGCAACCAGAAAGGTGGATGGCTGCCAAGCGATGAACCCAATCGCCTCCAGCGAAACAGCTGTGGCCAGGAGGGCTACAGCGCTGAAGGTGAGGGGAATGACGAGATCAAAAAAGTTGTGGGGCTCGTCTGCATCTGCAGTTTGAAATGCGGTTCTATTGGACATTCGAATATTCCTCTATTCGAGGTCATATCGAGTTCGACGCTCTCAGCCAAACGTTCGCTGGGGTTAACCTGACCGCTAAACCTTAACAGCGGGTCCAGTCCCTATGTGTCGCGGCACAAAACCGATCGACGGCCTTGATCAGTGCGTCCTTCAATCCACCACTCTGCTGCGGCTAACCTCAACAAGCGCAGGGATCAAAGCCGGCTGGCTGCAAGCTCGAAATACTGTGAACACGACGCCGCCGCCAAAGCCAAGGCGCTCACGCAACCCCGTTCGGCTTGTGGTGGTCTGCTCCCGACAGTGATTTGTCAGTTGCGGTGGAAATCGAGCGAGAGCGCGATTGTAGTGAAGCCTCGTCTCTGCATTCTATGGTCAGTGCCGCGAGGTCGTGCACCGCACGTAGAAGGAGTGAGGTCCGTTCGAAAAAAGTCGAAGATCAATACAGTTGACAAGAGACCCCTTCCGCCGGTCTATCCGACCGGGTTCTATCCGTCGGGTTTACCCGGACAGGTGATCGGTGAATCAGACATCCAATCCAGCTGCACTCGACAAGCTGAAGCTCCGCATTCAGGCGTTGCGTTCCAAGACCATCGCCAATGGCTGCACCGAGGACGAGGCGCTGTCTGCGGCCGCCAAGGTCGCCGAACTGCTGGATCGCCACGATTTGTCGCTGTCCGACGTCGAACTGCGGGCGTCGCCGTGCGAGCGGAAGGTCTACGAGACTTTTCGCAAGAAGCGAATTCCCCTGGACGACTGCATCGGGGCGATCGCTCGTTTCTGCGATTGTCGGGTCTGGCGCGAGAAGAACACGGCCGGCGAGAGCAGCTATGTGTTCTTCGGCCTCGGCGCGGACATCGAGGTCGCGTATTATCTGGCCGAATTGATCGACGGCGCCGTCCGCGCCGAGCTCGGCCGCTTCAAGACCTCGGTCGACTACAGCAGGTTCCGGCACCAGGAGCGGCATCTGGCCAATGCCTCCTTCGCGCTCGGGATGGTGGCGTCCATCGCGGACAGGCTGGTGGCGATCAAGGCCAGTCGCGATCAGATCAACGAAAGCACCGGCCGCGGGCTGGTGGTTCTCAAGACGTCGGTGGTCGATGCGGAGTTCGACAAGCTCGACCTGAAGATGCGGACCCAGCGCAGCAGCAGCCGGATGGTGTCGATGACGGCCTATGAAGCCGGCGGCGCCGCCGGCGCGTCGCTGGCCATCAATCCCGGGCTTGCAGGGTCGCAGTCAAGGACCGCTCCCAAAGGGAGCTGAGCGCGTCGGGGGAGGGCGTGCAGCGTCACCGTCATTGCAGTTCAGTCGATGGACTTCTCGAGCTTCTGGGCTGCCCGGAAGTCGTCCATATGCTGCAGGTTCGGCCCGTACGCGGCCTCCTTGGTCAGCAGGTGGTAGATCCGGGCCACGACGGTTTGCAGATGTTTCATTCGTCCGCGCGGCATCGCCCGGGCCTTGCAAAGGGCTCGGACCGCGTGCGCTCGGAAATAATCAAAAGCGTCTGACATCGCGGACTCAACGTCCCGCGAAACGATTGGTTCTTGGATTGGTCCTCGTTCGCGCGCCCCAAAGCGCCTCCAGGAACGCTGTCGAATGGGAGAACTTAGCTCGTCACGAAGCTATGGGATGGGCGAGGTATGTTTTTCTCGAACCGGCTGGGATGTCTCGGCTCGCTGCTGGTCTCCGGGTTGATCACTCTCGCGCTGCTTGTTCTGTTCGGGATCGTTCGGTTCTAACCGCCCGCGGGTTCAGGAACCTGGCCCTCGCTGACCCGTTGTTGGCACTCTCGTCCAGCCATGGAGGGCGCCCTTGGAAAGTACGATCATCGGAGAATTCGACACGCGCCGCGGCGCCGAGCTTGCGGTTGAGCATGTCGTGCAGGAATGCGGCGTGCCGCGAAGCGACGTCTTCGTCCAGCCCGTCGGTGGCGCGAACACGTCGGGGACACGCCCGGCCGGTCCTGACGCCAAGGCCGCGCCTGCGCCGGAGGGACACCAGAAGCTGGAAGGCCGGATCGAGGTCTCCGTGGATTTTCACGGCGATGCGCCTGAGAAGATCGCGGACGCCTTGAAAGGCGCAGGTGCGAAGACTGTCCGAACCAAGTAGCGGCAATGGGCGACTGTGGCGCCGGAATCCGCGCACGCTGAACGGCCACTCTGGTTCTGAGTCGGGGAACCCCTTGCGCGGTCAGTGCGTTTCAACGCGAACGCAGATTGCGAGGTCTCCCTGCTTCAGAGCTCATCGACCCTGATCCCCGGCGACACCGTCTGGCGGCGGTGCGAGGCGCGGCGTGTGGCGGTTCTGAACGATGCTGCCGCTTATTTCGCGGCCCTGCGGCAGACCCTGCTGCAGGCGCAGGACCTCGTCTATATCGTCGGGTGGGATATCCATAGTGAGACCAGGCTGGTCGGCGAGTCCGGGCGAGCGGATGATGGCTTGCCGGAGCAACTCGGCCCATTCTTGCGCGCGCTGGTCCACCGCCGTCCCACCTTGCACATCAACATTCTCGTCTGGGACTTCGTCTCGTTCTACGCCTCCGAGAGGGAATGGAATTCCGCGGCCAAATTTACCGCCGACACAGATGGCCGCGTCCGGTTTCACCTGGATGCCACGCTTCCCTTTGGGTCGGCCCAACACCAGAAGATCGTCTGTGTCGATGGTTCACTGGCGTTCGTCGGCGGGCTCGATCTGACGATCAGGCGTTGGGACACGAGTGATCATCGCGCCGATCACGCATCGCGCTGTGATCCCCAGGGCAAGCCATACCTGCCGTTTCATGACGTTCAATGCGTGGTCGATGGGGATGCGGCGGCGCAGTTGTTCGACCTCGTGGAGCAACGCTGGCGCGCGGCGGGCCAACAGATTGATGATCGGCGCCCGCTGAAAAGCTTGCGCTGGCCGGCGATTGTGCCGGTCGAGGCTGAACATATTCCGGTGGGTATCGCCAGGACCGAGGTGGTTTGTCCGGCAGGTTCGACGCTCCGGGAGGTCGAACGCTCGCTGATTGCAGCGATGCGGTCCGCGACGAAATTCGTGTACATCGAGAACCAGTTCACCAGCGCCACCAAGATCGCGCGCGAATTGGCGGAGCAGATGCTGCGCGTGCCTTCGCTTCGGGTTCTGATCGTCACCCCAAAACTGCACTCCTCATGGCTGGAATCCCAAGCGATGCAGAACGGCCGGGGCGCTTTCATCGATTGCTTCAGTTCGGCCGGCGTCGCCGATCGCATCCGCTTCGTCTACCCGGTCTCGGGGAACGGGGATACGGAAGCGGCCGTGATGGTGCACAGCAAGCTCATGATCGTCGACGATCGGATCTTGAGGATCGGTTCGGCCAATTTGAACAATCGATCGATGGGTGCCGATAGCGAATGTGACCTGATCTTCGAAGCCGCATCAGATGAGCATCGGGAGTTCATCGCCTCGGTCCGCCGTCGCCTGATCGCCCATTTCTGCGGTCTCGATGAACAGACCGTCGCGCAAAACGAAGATCGTCTTTTTGCGCTCCTGGACGACGTCGCAAGCGGGACGAAGGCGCTGCGGGACGTTGAATCCTCGGTCCTGACCAGCGCTCTGGCCACGATGGTTCAGCCGGTGGCGGACCCTGAGGCGCCTCTTCATCTGGAGCGGGCGGCATCGCGGATGTGGAGCACGAAGACGATCATCGGGATGGTCTCGATCGCCGTGGCGCTTTTTGGACTGGCGATGGCCTGGTCCTACACGTCGTTGAGCGATTTCGCCGACGCGGGCCGGATGTCGACGCTTCTGTCTGCCTATTCGCAGTCCGTCTGGGGTCCGCCATTCGCGATTGCAGCTTTCGTCGTCGGCGGGTTGGTCGTGTTTCCGGTTCTCGTGCTCATTGCGGCGACTGCTGCCGCACTGGGACCATGGCTAGGCTTCGTCACCGCCATGACGGGGGTCGTGCTCAGCGCCTTTATCCTGTTTGCGATCGGACGGGCACTCGGGCGCGAACGCCTCCAGCGTTTGCTCGGACGACGTACCGCGCGCATCCAGGAACGTGTTGTCGGCAAGGGCATTCTGGCTGTCGTCGTCATCCGGATGATCCCGATCGCGCCGTTCTCAGTGGTGAATGTCGTGGCTGGCGCGAGCACGCTGCCTCTGCGTGACTTCCTGGTCGGAACGCTGCTCGGCATGACGCCCGGCATTCTCGCCATGGCAGTTTTGGGGGCTCAGATCGCTGATCTCGCCAGGAACGCGTCCTGGGTCAACATGTTGCTGCTCGCACTGGCGTTCCTGGGCTGGCTCGCGATCTGCGCCGGCGCGCAATTCGTCGCGACGTGGCTCGCCGGGAGGCGCTGATGCGCTTCATGACGTGGAATGTGCATGGCACCTTCAATCTCAATCCGAAGTTCGATCTGGAAGGGATCTGTTCCATCATTCGCAAATGGGCTCCCGATGTCGTCGCGCTTCAGGAGGTGGATTCGCGATCGCGATCGGACGATCCGTTTGCGAAGCTGGCGAGCGTCGTCGGCGATCACGGTGTTCACGCCAAGTCGATCGTCACGGCCGATGGCGACTACGGCCAGACGCTCCTGAGCCGCTTTCCATTCTCCGGCCCGCCCGAGATCGTCGACGTGTCGTATCGTGAGCGGGAGCCGCGCCGAGCGATCGCCGCGGGACTGCTGACACCGGTTGGCGATGTTCGCGTGGTGGCCACGCATCTCGGCCTGAGCATCCACGAGCGCCACGCGCAGGCTCAGGCGCTGGTGAGCCTGGTGAAACCTGGAAGGACCGTCGTCCTCGGGGATTTCAACGACTGGTTCTGGATCAAATCGGTGCGGCGCGTGCTCGCGCAGGTCTGCCCAAACCGTACGCGGCTGCGAACTTTCCCGTCGCATTTGCCCCTGCTGCGGCTTGACCGGATCTATGCGACGTCCGACAGCCCGATCGGGAAGGTTTGGACCGACGAAGGCGCGAGGGCCTATTCAGACCATTTGCCTGTTATTGCAGACATCGAGATCCCTGCGGGGTCAAACGCATCGAAAGTGCGATAAAAAAAGTGCTGTCTGCAGAAGGACTTGGCTACTGTGCATGGGGTTGTTTTCGCACATTATGCAGTCGGCCCGTAGTGCCGCTCAGCGGGACCACGAGGAACTCTTTCCTCACCTCAGCATTATCTGGCCATGACGGAAGACATTTCCTACCGGCGCAAGCCCTTGACTCCCGAGCAGCGGCAGGCGCGCGATGCGACGCGCCGTGTCGAAGCCGAAAAAGCCATGCGCGATCATGAAGCTGCGCAGAAGGCGTTTTATGCCAACAAGGAACGGCTGAGGGCCGAACGGTTGGCACGTGAACAGACGGAGGCGAAGGGCTGACCGTACGCGGTCGCCCCGTCAAGGATGTCCTTGCCCGCGAGCGCCGGTCTCAGTGCCGGTGAGGGATGCGGGTCACGCTCAACGCCTGCTTCAGCGCCTGAACGGCACTTGCGAAAGGTCTGCGAGGCGATTGCGCCTCGATCGCTTCCGCTGCGACGCGACAATCGTCAGCGACCTTGAGCAACCCGCTTCGCGCGAGGTCCATGGTGGAGAGGGCTGCCTGCTCCAGGCAGACCCGTTCAAGCCGTCGAAACTCCCGCAGTTCTTTGTTCATGCGTCAGCTCTCGATGTCCCCGGCCATGCGGCGCTGAGTCTGCTTAATGAACAGTAAACATCTCTGCCTAGCCGGGTTGGCTGGCGTAGAGCTGGTGGGTGCCTTGGGCACGCCCAGCGGGCTTGACGGCGTTTGGCTTCCGCCGGAAGCTTCCAACGACCCTGATTTGAACCACGGAGACGTTCGCTTCCAGCCAGTCCGATCCCGATCAGCGAAAAACGAAATGGAGCTGACCATGACCACGTTCGACAAGCGCGAGCAGGGCTTTGAGGCCAAATTCGTCCACGACGAGGAGCTCATGTTCAAGGCCACGGCCCGGTCCAACAAGCTGCTCGGGCTCTGGGCCGCAACCCAGCTCGGCCTCAGCGGCGATGCCGCGGCCGGCTATGCGACGGCGTTGGTGACGGACCATCTGGAGAACCACTCGATGGACGAGATCCTCGACAAGGTGGCAGGCGATCTTGCCGCCAAAGGCGTCGCGCGCGAACAGGTCGCAGCCAGGCTTCAGGAATGCATGCACCAGGCGTTGCAGCAACTCGAAGCGGACAAGTGAAAGCAGGCCGGCCCTCGACGGCTGGGATCGGGAGGCGGGTGGTGTCTTGCGGAATATCTTGCGGAGTATCTTGGAGCAGCTTCCGCAAATGGGCCAGCGCGATCGCACTCGCTGCTACGATCCTGGTCGGCTGCTGCGGCGCTGAGGTATCGGCCACGCCGCTGACGCCATTTCGCTACGAGGCGCAGGCGCAGCGTCACTGCCCGCACGACCGGGTTGTCTGGCTCGATTTCAGCAAAGGTGTCTATTACGGCAAAGGCCAGAAGCGGTACGGCCAGGGTTTTGACGGCAGCTTCGTCTGCCTGAGCGAAGCCCGTGACAGTCTCTATCGGCGTTCGCTGCTTGGACTGCGGTAAGCGTATTGTTCGGGAAGTGCTGGGTGCTCAGGCGAAGGCCAATGCCACGAGGCTGGAGCACAGCAGGACCAGACCACCGGCGGTCAATGCCAGGAAGCCATCGGATACGAGGTCATGGTTGCGCATGGGACACCTGCCGCTCTCGTCTGCGATGCTCGATCGGATCGATTAAAAATGTCCGAACGCGCCGTCTTGAAAGGGTGATGCTTGCCGTCCGCGCGAGTGCCTCAGGCCCTCGTGCGGTAACCTTCAAACGCATGGGCCAGGAAGATCCCCGCGCTTACCAAACCCATCAGTGCCGAAACCGTCTCGATCATCGTCTCATTCCATTCCGCCCTGCACGCGAGAAAACGCGGGCGGCCTTGCACAGTCAAAAGAATTCCAGTGAGCGGCGCGACAATGGGGGTGGAGTGAGGATTTGGCGCAACAGAATGTCCAGGCGTGGCACAGAGCAGGGCACCGGCGCTCCGTAGTTCAACGGGGCGAGCGCATACCCCCTGTTTACCATCCCGGCGTGAACGCCGTGCGCTCCCCATTTCCGCCGTGTTCGGGTTGCGTTATCGTTACCACTTCCGACGCGGTGGTGGGCCGCCTCGGAGCAAAGGACCGGACAGCGCTATCCGTAGCCAAAGCGGGTTAGGTACGCCTCCGGCAAAGTGGTATTTGGGGCGAATGGGGATCCGACGGTCAGATTCGGTTTTGCGGGCCGCGCGCGCTGCTGCGATGGCCGCGACCTGCCTTGCGCTCGCCAATTGCGCCTCCTCCAACAAATTCGCCAGCCGGGTCGATCCGAAATACGGCGTGTCCTCGAGCCCCCGGGTCGTGGCTTTGGGCGATCCGGTCCCGAAGGGCGGCGGCGCCTATCGCGTCGGCAAGCCCTATGTGGTGGGTGGCCGGACCTATGTGCCCGAAGAGGACGTCAACTACCGCGCCGAGGGCATGGCGTCCTGGTACGGCGACGATTTCCACGGCCGCCTGACCGCCAATGGCGAGGTGTTCGACATGGGCTCGCTGACCGCGGCGCATCCGACCCTGCCGATGCCGTCCTATGCGCGGGTCACCAACGTCTCGAACGGCAAGTCGCTGATCGTCCGCGTCAATGACCGCGGGCCCTATCACGGCAACCGGCTCATCGACGTCTCGAACAAGGCCGCCGAACTGCTTGAATTCAAAGGCAATGGGATCGCCAAGGTCCGTGTCGAGTATGTTGGCCGGGCGCCGCTGGAAGGCTCCGACGACCGCCAGCTGATGGCCACCTTGCGCACCGGGACCCCGGCGCCATCGCCGTCGATGGTCCGGGTCGCCTCCGCGAGACCCTTCGTGCCGGAGCTGCCATCGTCGAACCGCGGCGCCATGCGCGGCGAAGTTCCGACGCCGGAGGGACGGCCCTACAATCTCGGCAACACCTCCGCCGACATGGCTTCACTCAGTGCGACCTCGGAAATGTCGGCCTCGAGCCGCAACCGGGGCCGGGCGCTCCAGAACGCGCGCGCCGTGTCCTATGACGGGGACGGCCGCTATGCGACCGAGAGCGCTCCGTCCGGCGCCTACGCCTCGGACGGCGCTGCCGAGGCCCGCGGCATCCTGAGCGGCCGCGGCCTCTACTGAGCCGCGCTTTCCTTCAGGAAACTCATCAGCGCCGCATTCACCTCGTCGGGCCGCTCCTGCTGGACCCAATGGCCGGCGCCCTCGATGATCAGCTTTCGCTTCAGATTGGGCAGCACGCGCTCGAGTTCGTTGACGCGCTTGGCTCCGATCAGGCCGGTGATGACGGCGTCTTTCGAACCGGCAATGAAGAGCGACGGCTGATGGATTTGCGCGTCCTGCCAGGGCGCCGTCAGCTCCCAATTGCAATCGAGGTTGCGATACCAGTTCAGCCCGCCGCGGAAGCCGGACTTGCGGAAGGTTTCGGTGAAATAGGCAAGGTCAGTCTCGGTGAGCCAGGCCGGCAGAGGCTCCTCCGGGTTGCCGTGGCCGAGGAATCCCTTGCCCTCCAGCACGAACATGGCCGCGGAGGGATCGGCAAGGCCGCGCCCGCCGAGCACGATGCGCATGGTGCGCGCGACGTCACGCTGGAATTCGGCTTCGGCAACGCCCGGCGCCTGGAAGTACTGCCAATAGAAATTGGTGATGCCGCCCTGGCGCAGGAGATCGAGCGGCTTGCCGCGGCCGCGGAACGGCGGCGGCACGCTTAGCCCGGCGACCGCCGTGAAGATGTCGGGCCGGAACAGCGCCGCGTGCCAAGCCACCGGTGCACCCCAGTCGTGGCCGACCACCATGGCCTTGCTCTCGCCAAGCGCCTGCACGAGGCCGACGATATCGCCGACCGTGTCGAAGATCGAATAGGCCGTCGCCTCGGGCGGCGCTGAGCTCTGGCCATAGCCGCGCATGTCGGGGGCGACGACGCGAAACCCGGCCTGCGCCAGCGCCGGGATCTGGTGGCGCCAGGAGTAGGAGAGTTCCGGCCAGCCGTGGCACAGCACCACCAGCGGCCCCTGACCGGCTTCGCGGATGAACAGGTCGATCCCGTTGGCCTTGATCACGCGGGTGGATGACATCGCTTTTCCGCCTTGTTTCAGGGGTTTGGTCAGAAAATCTGAGGTGCCACGATAGGGGCGGGACGAGAATCGTGCAATCTCGGGACAAGCGGCCACCCCGTGTTGTTTGCACCGGCTCCAACTGTTAGAACGCCGCTCTCAGGGCTTGGCCATGGAATTTCATCTTTCCTCGTTTAGGCGCACCCGGTTTACCGCCGGAGCGCTGGCGCGCGGGCTGATCGCGACGGCTCTGGTGGCGGCCATTGGCTGGAGCGGGGCGCTCTACGCCGCCAACCAGAGCGTCCAGGGCGCCAAGAAAACAGATGATTCCGGCTTCGACGGCGACGCCCCGACCGCGATCCTGATCGAGGCCTCCAGCGGCAGTGTGCTGTTCGAGAAGAACGCCGACGAGCTCCGCGCGCCCTCGAGCATGATGAAGCTGATGACCGCCGAGGTCGTCTTCAACGCCATCAAGAAGGGCGACATCAAGCTGACCGACGAATACCGGATCAGCGAGAACGCCTGGCGCAAGGGCGGCGCACCCTCCGGCGGCTCGACCATGTTCGCCGCCATCAACAGCAAGGTCACGGTCGACGATCTCCTGCACGGGGCGATCATCCAGAGCGGCAACGACGCCTGCATTGCGCTGGCCGAGGCCATGGCGGGCAGCGAGCGGATTTTCGCCGCCGACTTCATGACCAAGCGAGCTCGCGAGCTTGGCCTCACGAAATCGACCTTCGGCAATTCCAACGGCCTGCCGGACCCCGCCAACAAGATGACGGTGCGCGAGCTCGGCATTCTCGCCCGGCACATCATTCTCGACTTCCCCGAATTCTACAAACTGTTCGGCGAGAAGGAATACACCTGGAACAAGATCCGCCAGCCCAACCGCAATCCGCTGCTCAATTCGATGGAAGGCGCCGACGGTCTGAAGACCGGCTACACCAAGGAAGGCGGCTACGGCATGGTCGGCTCGGCGGTGCAGAACGGCACGCGGCTGATCGTTGTCATTAACGGGCTGGAAGACCCCGACGATCGCGCGACCGAAGCCAAGAAGATGCTTGAATGGGGTTTTCGCAATTTCGAGACCCGCACCCTGATCGCGGCCGATCAGCCGGTCGGCTACGCCAAGGTGTTCGGCGGCGAGAGCCGCTCGGTCAAACTGGTCGCCAAGACGCCCGTGAAGGTGATGGTGCACAAGAACGGCAGCGACAAGCTGATCGCGCGCGTCGTCTATAACGGCCCGGTGCGCGCGCCGGTCGAGGCCGGGCAGAAGGTCGG from Bradyrhizobium lupini harbors:
- a CDS encoding DUF2786 domain-containing protein gives rise to the protein MNQTSNPAALDKLKLRIQALRSKTIANGCTEDEALSAAAKVAELLDRHDLSLSDVELRASPCERKVYETFRKKRIPLDDCIGAIARFCDCRVWREKNTAGESSYVFFGLGADIEVAYYLAELIDGAVRAELGRFKTSVDYSRFRHQERHLANASFALGMVASIADRLVAIKASRDQINESTGRGLVVLKTSVVDAEFDKLDLKMRTQRSSSRMVSMTAYEAGGAAGASLAINPGLAGSQSRTAPKGS
- a CDS encoding VTT domain-containing protein, producing the protein MAVLNDAAAYFAALRQTLLQAQDLVYIVGWDIHSETRLVGESGRADDGLPEQLGPFLRALVHRRPTLHINILVWDFVSFYASEREWNSAAKFTADTDGRVRFHLDATLPFGSAQHQKIVCVDGSLAFVGGLDLTIRRWDTSDHRADHASRCDPQGKPYLPFHDVQCVVDGDAAAQLFDLVEQRWRAAGQQIDDRRPLKSLRWPAIVPVEAEHIPVGIARTEVVCPAGSTLREVERSLIAAMRSATKFVYIENQFTSATKIARELAEQMLRVPSLRVLIVTPKLHSSWLESQAMQNGRGAFIDCFSSAGVADRIRFVYPVSGNGDTEAAVMVHSKLMIVDDRILRIGSANLNNRSMGADSECDLIFEAASDEHREFIASVRRRLIAHFCGLDEQTVAQNEDRLFALLDDVASGTKALRDVESSVLTSALATMVQPVADPEAPLHLERAASRMWSTKTIIGMVSIAVALFGLAMAWSYTSLSDFADAGRMSTLLSAYSQSVWGPPFAIAAFVVGGLVVFPVLVLIAATAAALGPWLGFVTAMTGVVLSAFILFAIGRALGRERLQRLLGRRTARIQERVVGKGILAVVVIRMIPIAPFSVVNVVAGASTLPLRDFLVGTLLGMTPGILAMAVLGAQIADLARNASWVNMLLLALAFLGWLAICAGAQFVATWLAGRR
- a CDS encoding endonuclease/exonuclease/phosphatase family protein — its product is MRFMTWNVHGTFNLNPKFDLEGICSIIRKWAPDVVALQEVDSRSRSDDPFAKLASVVGDHGVHAKSIVTADGDYGQTLLSRFPFSGPPEIVDVSYREREPRRAIAAGLLTPVGDVRVVATHLGLSIHERHAQAQALVSLVKPGRTVVLGDFNDWFWIKSVRRVLAQVCPNRTRLRTFPSHLPLLRLDRIYATSDSPIGKVWTDEGARAYSDHLPVIADIEIPAGSNASKVR
- a CDS encoding DUF1476 domain-containing protein; amino-acid sequence: MTTFDKREQGFEAKFVHDEELMFKATARSNKLLGLWAATQLGLSGDAAAGYATALVTDHLENHSMDEILDKVAGDLAAKGVAREQVAARLQECMHQALQQLEADK
- a CDS encoding septal ring lytic transglycosylase RlpA family protein codes for the protein MGIRRSDSVLRAARAAAMAATCLALANCASSNKFASRVDPKYGVSSSPRVVALGDPVPKGGGAYRVGKPYVVGGRTYVPEEDVNYRAEGMASWYGDDFHGRLTANGEVFDMGSLTAAHPTLPMPSYARVTNVSNGKSLIVRVNDRGPYHGNRLIDVSNKAAELLEFKGNGIAKVRVEYVGRAPLEGSDDRQLMATLRTGTPAPSPSMVRVASARPFVPELPSSNRGAMRGEVPTPEGRPYNLGNTSADMASLSATSEMSASSRNRGRALQNARAVSYDGDGRYATESAPSGAYASDGAAEARGILSGRGLY
- a CDS encoding alpha/beta fold hydrolase, which produces MSSTRVIKANGIDLFIREAGQGPLVVLCHGWPELSYSWRHQIPALAQAGFRVVAPDMRGYGQSSAPPEATAYSIFDTVGDIVGLVQALGESKAMVVGHDWGAPVAWHAALFRPDIFTAVAGLSVPPPFRGRGKPLDLLRQGGITNFYWQYFQAPGVAEAEFQRDVARTMRIVLGGRGLADPSAAMFVLEGKGFLGHGNPEEPLPAWLTETDLAYFTETFRKSGFRGGLNWYRNLDCNWELTAPWQDAQIHQPSLFIAGSKDAVITGLIGAKRVNELERVLPNLKRKLIIEGAGHWVQQERPDEVNAALMSFLKESAAQ